The Cygnus olor isolate bCygOlo1 chromosome 2, bCygOlo1.pri.v2, whole genome shotgun sequence genome contains the following window.
CTTTGCATTGTAACTCAGAAGCAGAAACTTAAGTCATGACATTGTGTGACAGGCTGCACACAGCCTCAGTTTGTtggtctccccccccccccccactatGCTGGCCCTGCTTGTTCCCTTCTGCAGTCACCTGGTGAACCACACTGGAGAATTGATCTAGCTGAGGGAAAGGTAGAGGAAGATTACTTCTCTGCTGATTAATTCAGTTAGCAATTTGGTTCACCACGTGGTTGGATGAACATCTGAGCCTGCACTGCTTAAATTGACACTGGAAAACAATGCCACtcaaagaatattaaaaaacagatacaGGCCCGTCCTTGTTTTCATGAACCTGTGACATTTCCGTGCATCAAGGACACACCTGCTTTAGCTGATAAACAGTTTTGGAATGATCTCCATTAGTGATCTGGTCCAGAAGATCATCTACTATTTTCTTGCTGTAATTTCCAGCGTCCTTCACAAATTCTTGTAAGCTAGTAGGAATGGAGATACatcattacagaaaatgtttactttcatAAAAGGTAACTTGTATGTTTTTCTCAACCTATGGTGCATTATACCTacatttcccttcttcctttacTCAATCATGCTTCTTTAGAAAAGCAATTCAGgtgttcaagattttttttaacccactACCAATaatatttcaagagaaaatttGCTGGTAGTTATGAAAAACAAGTTAGATatctcatttccttcctttaaacaagaaacagcaacaacaacaaaaaatctaagaaaacaaaacaaactttggATTAGTTCTCTCCCTCCAAGGCTGACAATGTAATGAGAAgtggcattttccttttcagggaGCTCTAACTGTTTTGAAACtccctggagaaaaaaaaaaaaaagtaatttgtttttaaaattgattgAAATCTATTACTTACATATCCAAAACCAGTTACTCCTGGGTATAAAGCAAATGGCCAAATAACTAGCAACCAATAACATCCTGTGGTCAAAGACCCATAATAACAAGATCTGGAAcagtcttaaaataaatgtgcaaattacaaaataagtaaaaaatactagatcacccccccccccaaaaaaaaaaaaataggataacagctagaaaaggaagaggatttGGAGGCTCCCAGATGACATTTAGTCCAAATTGCTTTTAGTCATAAAATTGCTCTGAAATGTTAGACCTCTTAATAAGGAAGTGTTTACCTTAAGGCACACTGTATCCCAGTTTCATCACCATATGCTGTGTATAGGAGTTCCATTTCGTCTGATTTCAAATCATGAAAAACAGAGTTGTTTTGCATGGAAAGGGCTGTACTAGCACTGGTAAGAAAGGTAACTAGACAGGTAGAAATAGGAGATGACAAATGATTAATGCAAGTGTAAGAGATTACTTGAaaaggacattttctttttcctgaaatgtacagaaatgtgtactgcagtgtttttttcctccaacagaAATCAACTGCAATATCCAAAGGAAACTCTAGAAATAATTTTAGCCAAATGAACAAATGTACATATTAccactagaaaataaataagttgagtccctccccttcccctaaTACCAGCAACCCCAAATTTTATATTCCTGCACTTCAAAAGAGcaaagtcactgaaaaaaaaaaaaaaatcgaagtTTTTCTTCAGCCATTTTCTTCAGTCAAGATTTAAccaggaaatttaaaaaacaacacttgcATGGTTTCTGTGACACTACAGTGCTACAAAACAGTGTGTTAGGAACTATTAGAAACgtcagtgctggaaaaaaaaaaaatgcacgtTTGAGTTGATCAGCACTCTTGTTTGTGAAATTCTTGTCATATGATACAACAAAGCAAATGGCCAAAAGTTTCTTTCTCAACTCCAAATGCTGTtgctcaggaaaaaatgttttcctccaCAGAAAATGGTGTACCTTAATTAAAAAGCTTCTATGGTACTTTCATTAATCAATAACCTCCTAACTAAGTTACgtttaaatatgcaaaaaaagtCATCACAATTAAAACTGCATTCCGCCGCAAATggaataattatatattatacaaATAACTAAGTGAACTTTTCCCTCAGGTATGACAGGTATGATCTGAAATTATCTTTTATCCAGAAATTGCGCAAATAAATCATCACAAAGTCAAAACATTCTTTGGCATTTACCTTTGTTTCTTCGTTCATCTTTAAAGCCCAGTGTAGTGAAGCCAGGTAATAATTTGCTTGACAGCGAACTCAGATCCACTGGGTGAGTCTCTTCCTCTAACaatttgattaaaaagaagaagatgatttttttttaaatctcgTGTTTAAAACTTACTTATGGTGAACATTTAGctgttgctattttaaaaagttgtagttactgtaaaagcaaaattctCTCTTaagatttatgtttttgttaaacatacacagaataatttaggttctccattaaatttcaaataagtGCTAAATATGTTTCTATCTCCTACTTAACTAAGTAAGCCAAAAGATCCTGCTATTTTACTTGCAAAGCATACAGCATCATCTGAAGTTCTTTTGCCAGCTGATTCATAAACATCCAACATTCAGATTttatgaaagcaataaaaacaacacaaactaAAAGCAACTACTAATCAGTAGTTTGCCTATGGAAActaaaatgatataaaaaaacCTTGTTAACGTAACTACCACTATGGCTACAGCGATATTCTTTTTTCTAAGGTTCTGAGAACTGCTTAATTAAAATGGCTaaaataatttggaatatgttttcatgataaataaataaataaaaccaagccAACTAATCTGTATTTAGGACATTTCCAGTTACTTTAAAATCTCACTGACTATGTTATGAACTCTAGTAGTAATTATACTCAGTTACTGaataacagaaagcaaatttatCACTAGAACCTTAGtaggatagaaaaaaataaactacaataaaaattcagattatAGTATTAGCTGTAAATCCAGTGTAACTACTATTAACTCTACAATCAAGAAAGACCATGGAGCATAGAAACATCAGGAAGCAGTACAGTGCTTTATAGTACACAGTGAACATTTGCTCTCCAAAAATTACCATCACTACCTAAATTTTCAGTAGCATGATTTCAGAGGTATTAATcccattcattttatttcatttgttcagAAATACGTGCATCATAGCAGCCAAAATGCTCAATTTCATTCCAGAACAATTTAATCCCAAACGAAAAAGAATGCAgacagtaaaagaaatacaggTTTGCATCTCCTTAtcaaaaaatcaacagaaatgtGACTACCCAAAAGGGTTCATGCATTCCTGATACAGGTAAGCTGTAAATCAATACCAATCTCAAAATGTACAGAGAAAGGAGTACTAAAATCAACATGACATATGGCAGCATAAGGACTATGCTATGTCATTCGTTACAAACTTTGAAGACTTCTGTATTCTGAGCTCAAAACTAAAAAGAGTGGAAAGTGTAagataatataaatattttgtggtagtaacacaaacaaaaagcacagaaaagattaaggaactacagaaaaaaaataagcaaaacttAGTTAACTTCAAACAAATTAAACCAATAATTTAGAACAGAAACGCATATACTGAATcatcttttaccttttttgaATCTGTGCATATCACATTTGTGTACCATTATAGCGatttcattcacattttgtCTATTAAATTTTAATAGTCTAGCTAGTTGGAGCAAAAGCCTGTCATCCAAGTTCTCTGTAAAGTTGTAGCAATATGTAATTGCTTATAAGGAGATATTATTTTACCTCACTGTTAGCATCATTAAAACAGAGCATCTGAAAACTTGACAGGTAAAGAGAAACATCTCCATTTAGTACCTTCAAAATAAGCTACTGGGGAAAACTGTTATGGGAGTACAAatttactaaaaagaaaaacaaaacccaacaacaaaacaaaacaaaaaaacaattcatcTGTACTGCACAGGATCTGTATGTACATTTAAGACTACAAAATCTACTAGAACATTCAATATTATAGAAAGGTTTGCTTAGAAGATTACACCATTTACCTTCTGCTTCTGGATCAGATGAATTTACTACACTAAATAATAAAGTTccatctcctcttttttttagATAACCGATCTGTAAATACAACCACAAAGACATAGATGTAATCATTCAAAACAGCCCAAACTCAAAGGAGATGCCTGCttacacagaaaattttaaaaagcatttttagcTGTATTCAGATCTTCCCAACTAGTGTTCTAACTTCTATCTGCAAGCTACTTTACTTCTTATTTTCTAGTCTAGACTGAAATACTTCTTTATGCATCTCACCCACAACTTCCTCTAATTAGAAGTACTATCGTGAACACACTATAAAAttcttaaaaaggaagaagtgcTGTGACAGACCTATCAGAGCACAAACGTGATGgtaagaagacaaaaagagatCTATCTGAAAGATGATAGAACACACTGACCTGTAAAGATCACAGGTCTGTCTGTTGCCACAACTGAGGCAACAAACTAAGCTGATGTCAGAAACTGACTACACGTGAATCATGCAAAAAATATTGTAACTTCTCagtaaagacaaaaagaaatgtatattcTACCTAAATATTTCCAAGTAAGTTTAACAATATAcctctgcttttttctgttgtttatttttatttttgcttcctctAAAAAGTTGAAAACTCTGTCCATACACAATGCCAAAGCTAATGAtggcattaaagaaaaaagaagcatcaATGCTGGAAAGAGGTATGAACAAGAATAATACCTTCAAGTGACGGCAAAAGTTAACAACAGGTGAACTTCAAGTATGTGTCAGTGTTGCCTACTGGGGTCTGCAGTGCATTGTCTAGCTGATTAACAGCCCAGATATGAAGAGCTGCATACCCTCCTTAAACAGCACTGACTTGCTCTCTTCAAAAGTGACTGCTTCATGAAAGGCATTTTCAGTAATGGTAGCAAGTAGCAGAAGATGGACATTGCTGTAAAGGTGGTGggttgtttcttgtttgtttgtttgttttttaaagaagaacCACTCTTACTTTAGAGGTTTCCAAATAGCCTTCAATCCTAGTGATTCTTCTTCCTAGCTTCAGAAATATACCAAAGAAACTAAACCTTCTCCCACTGTTCTATGAGGCTTCACTTCCTAATCCAGCTGAGCCTAAAGTGACTACAGTCAAGAGCCATGGttcaagaaatacatttaagttGGAAAACACATTACTACCACTAATGCTTCAATGCAAATCTTTCTTCTACAACAGTAGTTAAAAGATCACGTTGAAAACGCAGGATTTAGCAACATcctgaatccttttttttttgatcgCAGTGGTCACTACTGTATGTGACAATGAGAAATCAGGCCAAAGTATAATGGTGGTTCATAAGACTCCACATGATGCAACAGAAACAGGGTAACATATATCTCAACACAGACATGTAGGGAATGCCTGCAGCATTCACTCCAAACCCTAGCAggaaataacaaacaaaatcacacaGCTAAGAAAAATATAGCCTATAAACAGATCGTGCTGAAGAAAACGTACTATCACTGAGCTTTTCCTATTAGTTCCTGGAACagcataaaaaaatcaaatactttaAATGGTATCAGCATCATGTCCAAGATGATCAAGCTTGTGGTAAGCACCGTCCAAAACTCCCACCCAGACAACCCACTGCTATTTCCTCCTGGTCACTGAAGGATGTCTGTGTTTTGTAATCACACAAGAATGTGTGATAGCTGACAGCCACTACCGGTAGGTACAAGACTAAAAGAGGTTCCAGACTTCTCATTGAAAACAGTAAGTTCATACTTAAATACTTCTTAACTCTGTTAGGATCAGGGAGGAATCTTAATAAACCTTTAACCTATGCCAAAATTTGTTCCTTCTGTTGTTGCAGCATTAAGAGAGTGCCATGTTATTTTAATCGCTTTCAATACTAAGGGTTGCAATTAAGGAAACCAGATCAAAGACCGACCAATGTTCACTGTTTTCTGCAGGTAAATTTTTAAAGACGTTCAAAGCATGATACAACTTGAGATCCATTTAGGACGCCCTAAAAAGGGCTTCCATGGGAACTAAGTGATAGACAAATCACACACAGCATACGTTACCCTTCCTAGATGCTACAGTCTCACTGCAGCACTAAAGCCTATTTTCCAAGATGCAACAATGCAATTAGGCACATCATGGAATTGTGAAATTGGTCATGAAATAGACCTTGCTGTTGGGAAGATATCGACTGATCCTATCCCGAGCCTCATCTGCTGCATGTTCCACTAGTGCCAGGACGTGTTCTTCAGCAGTGCTGTCTGTCAGGCTGCACGCATTTCCCTCGGGTTCAAATATGcaactaaagaaagaaaagagtagtAGTTGtagaaattaaaagataaaacaaaggGCTAAAATTCTGAGCTTGCTAAACAGATTAGTCCCACTCCTTTCCCAGTGAGAGTCtacttttgcatttcagtagaATTATAATCATACTACGAAACTGAAGTTTTTCAGCAGAAGCTAGCTTATTAACTGTTTCTGTACCTTGATGAACATAAAGGAAGAACTTCAAGACAGAAATTGGGATTAATTTTTTTACATCATTACAAGGTGAATGTTATATGCATCCTTGGTCTCCCACATAGACAAATATGCTATTACCGCAAATTCCAAacagaaagatgcagaaaagaaattacatgaTGAGAGAATGGACAATCTGCAATTCTGTGGggaaaatatacaaacaaacaaaaaaccccaacagATTGCAATTATGAGGATTATGTCACATAGTTCCCAGAAAGAATAGGACATTACTCCCAGTCAAATAGAGATTCCTTTTAACTCCTATGTTTGTTAATATTGGCAATCAGTGTTCATACTCAGTCACACCATTCCTGTTTATCTTTTAGTAGATCACTTTTCGTTACAGCACCAGAACAATAAAACGTAACAAATAAGCACACCTCAAATGGAACAGGACATAATATCCTCGCTATTATATAACAATAGAGAAAGGCAGTATTACAAGAGGGAATGCGAAAGTACCAGTAGGATATGGCAGtcttcattaaatatataaGTAAATCTCTGTACATCAAAATCTTTTAGGGTATTATGTAGAGATTACACACTAAGGGCCAAACGCCTTAGGTACTAGGTAAGTGAATGTAGAGCACCTCTACCCAAGATCCATTTCCTTGTCCCGGGTTACCTTCTTCTATTTGCTTAgctaagatttttctttctgtatagaGATTCAGATCCAATACACAGAAAGTTTTGCTATTAAAGACAATGGAAAGATCGCAGGGTCACGAGAAAAATATGCTAAAGCTTTTTGTTCCAATGAAACTTAAGGAAATGGTGCATACAGCAGCAAACTCCTTGAAAACAGACACTTTCCATCACTCTACAGAATGCATAACAGACAAGAATTTTAAGTGAATGTTCGGCAGGTACACTggacaaaattttcaaaaaatgcttAGATATTAAGATAATCAAGTCCCTTTCTAAACTACAGCACAGAGGTCTAAACTAAcactttttgaaaacattgatttcaGCTCTTTGCTTTTAACTGTGAATTGTGAAGGCAAAAATATCTCCTACCATGTCTGATTCACTACCCAAAGTTCTTATTGTACatcaaaaagaatatttatcaCACTGGTGCCAAAATACAATTGGTTTAAAGGTCAAATTAATTAGCAAAGAAATAGTTCTGAGTACTGAAATTacataaacactgaaaagaacaggaaagtaAATTTATAGCAAAACTGATCCCAAAGAAACTGGAAAGCAGGATACAATTCACAGTCGTATATTTCACATATTCTTGACTATGTGATTGCACATTAAGGttgattttaaagacaaagCAGTACCGTGTTGCTTGGCAGtctcaatttccttttctgttagcTCTCTTTACTTGAAGACAAGCACACAAAAAGCGGCAAAGTACAAATGTACTTCTATAAGGTAGTTTACTTAAGAAGTAATCAGAAAAGGAAACCTATTGTTCTGGGTATCATACAAACCAAATAATGGTATCCaataaatcaatcaatcaatcaatcaatccATCTGTATGAGGTCCCATTATACAGAAAGCTACATTCAATTAATTCCTGTATGTAATCTATTAAACACAATACACTTTGATCATTGCCTGTTATACAGCAGCAGGTGTGTTTCTGTATGCTGACATCAGAATAGCCCCAGAATtactcagtttaaaaatatttttaaaggtttaaagATTTGCTGTCTCCTATTGccacaaaatacttttcttccctCAGATATTAAATAGGAttacaaaaatgttcttgttaCACTAAACACGTGACTGTTTAGAacttctttttaacaaaaatgtgaGAGCATCAACTTGAAGTAAGAAActacttttttcctctggatGTTTAAGAAAGAAGACTGCAGGACATATCTCCATAATCAAATTATTTGATACATAATTAGCAGTGCTCTGttacagtttgatttttatacAATTTGTCAATTAAATTCCAGTTGATGTAATGCTCTGCAATCTATCCTAGGACATCTATGTAAGACGACATTCACTAAACAAGGTAATTTCCTTCTAAATCAGGGTTTCTGGTACAATCTCctcataaaatagaaaaaaaaaactattcaatTTGTCCAAAATTAGGTTTTAGCAGTAAAGACATGATTTTGTGACAAGGGGGTACCTGTTGCTAGAAGACAGCTATTTACACTACCAAAGTATTTTACAAAGAAGCTTAGTAACATTTCACTGGGAAGAGGTTATCATCTGCTTTAGAAATAATCTTCTGTACACCTATATCCTGCCAGATAAAActaaagctaaataaaaataatttactgatCTGGTACACTTTGCCCTCTCACATAGATACTGTTCAGATTTTGATACACaccaacactttttttctttttaaaatgaacacagtGATTTTCCATCAAGTTTGACATTAGCCACAAgatcaaagtaaaaaaatcaaagttatgacaaaacatgaaaattttgtGTCTATGTTAAAAACCCTACTTATTTACTGCAGATGTAAAGAaggataaaatattaatatatacatattaacTTTAAGCTAGTGTTCAAAAGAATATGCAGTAATTCTTTGAGTTGCTTGTTTCAAGTTGGAATACACTGGATTATTAAACTACCtctaagaaataataaataaattaaattgctCATTTATCCTACGGACCACAAGGAAAAAGGACACAAGGAGTCTATTCTCAATTCTTTGCTGCTGTCTGATATTACAAAAACTGCAACAGACCAGTAAGCACACCCGTTAAAACCTTTACCTAAtaacttctttattttgctttttagatTTCTTGGTAGTCTCTACTTGTACAGGAACAACTTCAGGGACAGGTTCCTCAACTGATGTGTCTTCATCACCCAAAAGAGCTGCCTGCTGAGAAAAATCCATGTCCTGCATAAACGACATGCTGCGCTTCAAAGCTAACAGCCGTTCCTAGAATCAGAAaggacagagcagcagggaCTTAACCTTTCCCTCACAGCCAAGATGCTATGAtaatgggatgggatgggaatggCCACGGccttattttgttcttaatgcCTTGTTTCCAATGGTGATGCAACATGATTTGGTCATGGTAGCATGGCATCAGAATTTCTGCAGCCCAACTatcaagagagaaaaacaaaaacccatgCATGTGCAAAGACAGCTGCCTATTTTACACAACTCTTACCATAACAGACCTGCAACACAAATACGttcacacacacgcacacacaaaaaggagctcacaaaaataattcaattttacagactaaaatctgcatttgaataaaaaaaatgtgtgggtTTGCACATGCAGATCTGTGAAATACCTGAAACCTCCCATACACCCacccatctttaaaaaaaaaaaaggcagaaataaaacttaaatagTATCTTATTTTCAAAGTTGAACCCAGAAGCAATGTTTTATAGTTGGATTTTAGGCACTTAGATTTTAGGCACTTCCACTGACGCCTGTGGAATAAGCTCCTACAGACTTCAGTGATGCAGATGAGGCTGATAAATAAAGGTGTGTTTATAATACAAATGCCATCAAGCCTTTAAATATAGCAGCATAAATAGGTACTGCTATAATTAATGGCAGATGGATGAAATAACAAGACTGTTATTaattatgttcctttttttttttttagaatgattgaaaaaccaacaaccccaaaacaaagtatttctgctttgtttttaataggtCTCTTACTTTGCTCATCATCTTAAAGCCTGTGTGCAGTATCTTCTTGGCTAGCTTGTAGTAAACAGTATCTGGTCTGTTGTACGTCATTGCATTATCACACATAAGTTTAAAATCTGCCTGtagaatgcaaaacaaaaagctgttaaaatttcAAACTCCTTTGTTAACTGACTGGCAGTTACCATTTCATCAAGACAGCTCTGTCAAAAACATTAACCACAATAACATTCtagcagcaaaagcagaagactCATGGAAAGCCAAAAGGGAAGACTAAATTGTAAAGGTTTGagccctttttctcttttcccttatTCAGAATGCTCAGATTTGTctggaattgtttttctttgtgtataaCAAGTTTTGCCTGTACGTCAAATGTAACGTTTCCTCCTAATAAATACATATCAAACGGACAAAATGTAGAAGAACTACTATTTGTCAAATCACTTATAGGAAATCTAAGCCATGTTTTACTCACCTTGCTGGATTTttctaaggaaggaaaaaaaaaagaaagaaaaacaagccaaTGCTCGCAGCCAAGGCTACTGTTACATCAATACCACGctagaaaataacactgaagGCAGCTGATGGAATTTCATGAACTGGTTAAATAAAACTCCTTTCCTTCCAAGAGCTgacatcatgaaaaaaaaaaatcaaactgtacTGTCTGTAAAACAACAATGCATGCAATAAAGTATTACAGCAATGCCAATACCCAAAATAGCTAAGACAAGTTGCCAATAACTTTGCCACATAAGTTCTGCCAAAACACCATTCCAAATGAAGTTATATGGAAAACTATACGGAAATACACAGCTGCTATTGTATCTCACACAAAATGCTTAAGTAACTCCAGTTTTCTTGCAGACGTTTAAATTACCATTTAATCAATCTAACCCAgtctagatttaaaaaaaaaaaaaaaaaaagaaaagaaaaaaagagcagctaCAGGTTCCTTAAAAGAACTTACTCCTTTGTAATATTCTTACTCATATTTACATCTAGAAGCATGAATTCTATATAACTTCAGAGTATGTACTTAGTTTCCGAAGTAATTTGCAGTAGACTGTGGTAGAATAGGAAActgggaaacagaaaacttcCACAGcgataaataaaacaacaaacccaTTCTAATACAAAGAATATACTGAGTTCTGAATATATGCatgctaaaataatttaagaaaggCCTCTAAAATTAATCTTTGATTTCTTCGTGAGGTGTTCTGAAATAACTAAATCTCTATCAATTCACCTTGAATTCAGTGACTGATTTGTATTCATTTGCtgcaattttttccttcatagtACCAAAATCCATGGGGTGCTTTATTATCATGGAATATCCAGGAGCAATGGCATCCGtgactggaaaagcaaaaaacccATGAGGATCTTTcctaaaagtaaaaaaaaaaaaaacaaaaaaaaaaaccacaaactttTAGATTTatataagcaaacaaaatggcCATTGTTTCTATACTACATTAACGGCATAAATGGGCAGTCTTTTTAAAAACGACTGAAAACACTctcccaaaagagaaaaatacttgaaaagttCCCTGATGCAGGAGAAAATTTTGATTATGCATGCGTAGACTTTCTGAAAGAGATTCAGCTAGTTCTTGaattatgtaattatttcttgTATGCTTTCTCTATCTCTAGTTACACTCGAAATGGGTCTTTTGGCTTCACTGAGTGAAGAGGCTTCACCTCATTCAATCTTCTTGTTCGTAAGATCCtctaaaaataactgcagtgtTTACTATTTTACATTAGTTCTAAATTCAGCTTCTTACTAtataataagaaaagaaaaatcaaagatttttgtaattttcttttcaaaaatatgagCTACAGGGTTAAcataagaaaaaacacatacaaacaataaaagaaaaagcttctcCAAATCAGAAGATTATCAAGCAAGCAGGTATATATTTGCTTTGGCATCTGTCAGAGGACGTAGAATAAAACACAACTTCTTAAGTACAGTTCAATCTTTAAGCTATTACAattaataactgtttttttttttttaattccctaaATTCAGTCTTCAATATTTACTAAACCTTCAGTTGCA
Protein-coding sequences here:
- the BRD9 gene encoding bromodomain-containing protein 9 isoform X3, which translates into the protein MAFSREGGSGEELRTQSRRWDAGVECHDYVDKPLEKPLKLVLKVGGSEVTELSGSGHDSSYYDDRSDHERERHKEKKKKKKKKSEKEKEKHLDDEERRKRKEEKKRKREKEQCDTEGETDDFDPGKKVEVEPPPDRPVRACRNQQAENESTPIQQLLEHFLRQLQRKDPHGFFAFPVTDAIAPGYSMIIKHPMDFGTMKEKIAANEYKSVTEFKADFKLMCDNAMTYNRPDTVYYKLAKKILHTGFKMMSKERLLALKRSMSFMQDMDFSQQAALLGDEDTSVEEPVPEVVPVQVETTKKSKKQNKEVISCIFEPEGNACSLTDSTAEEHVLALVEHAADEARDRISRYLPNSKIGYLKKRGDGTLLFSVVNSSDPEAEEEETHPVDLSSLSSKLLPGFTTLGFKDERRNKVTFLTSASTALSMQNNSVFHDLKSDEMELLYTAYGDETGIQCALSLQEFVKDAGNYSKKIVDDLLDQITNGDHSKTVYQLKQRRNIPIKPLDEVKVLPVLIKEEHKVGESAGDGNTSDLDFLSMKPYSDVSLDISMLSSLGKVKKELDHDDNHLHLDETTKLLQDLHEAQADRVGSRPSSNLSSLSNTSERDQHHLGSPSHLSVGEQQDMVHDPYEFLQSPETSNATTN